From the Deltaproteobacteria bacterium genome, the window ATTTCCGTCGAAACGGCATGTGAGATCATCGCCTTCGCCATCGCCACATTCTGCCGGATAATCTGCAGCACCGCTTCGGCGTTGACATCGTCTTCCTCCTCATGCCAGCAGTCGTAGTCGGTGGAAAGAGCAATCGTCGCATAACAAAGACCCGCCTCCCGTGCCAGTTTGGCCTCCGTGGCATTGGTCATTCCGATCACCTCCACGCCCCAGGAGCGATAAATCCCGGACTCCGCCCTCGTCGAAAACTGGGGCCCTTCAATACAGAGATAGGTCCCCCCCCGGTGTACCTTGGCGCCGGCCTTTTTCCCGGCCTCTCCCAGCCGCTCGGCCAGAACCGGGCAGATCGGATCGGCCAGGGAGACATGCCCTACGATCCCCTGACCAAAGAATGTGGAGATTCGCTTCCGGGTATTGTCGTAGAACTGGTCGGGAATCACGATATCCCCCGGCGCAATTTCCTCCTTCATGCTCCCCACGGCGCTGACGGAGATGATCTGTTCCACACCGAGTTTTTTCATCGCATAGATGTTTGCACGGAAATTTATTTCCGAGGGGAGAATCCGGTGACCTTTTCCATGCCGGGGAAGAAAGGCGACATCCACTCCGTTCAGTTTTCCCAGCGTCAACGGATCGGAAGGATCGCCGAACGGGGTCCGTACCACCGCCTGCTGAAGGTCTTTGATCCCTTCGATCTCGTAGAGTCCGCTGCCGCCGATCACGCCGATTTGCGCTTTCCCCATGGTTCCTCCCTTGAAAACGGCGCTATCGTAACATCACCGGGAAAACCAGTCAAGGAAATTGACTTTTTCTCCTTGATTTTCGTTGATGTTCTGATCGATAGTAAGCAGGGATTCCAAAACCTCACGGGA encodes:
- the mtnP gene encoding S-methyl-5'-thioadenosine phosphorylase; translation: MGKAQIGVIGGSGLYEIEGIKDLQQAVVRTPFGDPSDPLTLGKLNGVDVAFLPRHGKGHRILPSEINFRANIYAMKKLGVEQIISVSAVGSMKEEIAPGDIVIPDQFYDNTRKRISTFFGQGIVGHVSLADPICPVLAERLGEAGKKAGAKVHRGGTYLCIEGPQFSTRAESGIYRSWGVEVIGMTNATEAKLAREAGLCYATIALSTDYDCWHEEEDDVNAEAVLQIIRQNVAMAKAMISHAVSTE